In a single window of the Bradyrhizobium sp. ORS 285 genome:
- a CDS encoding helix-turn-helix domain-containing protein: protein MTRVTQSQHDPMRLRHHPSFVPVFVSFCDQLVAPLRGQRLMIKLFGQRAPTEIAAHIVMMHVSARDATERPTLTRLQARLPGSRQTAVFVAMLRGLSLVKVERDSDDARIRYLIPGPVILEGLRGWLALHLDCHAQLTRGERLSRRLHGDDTFFVEMIRQCATWLCRANRPLTNFPDLAWTDEHDSGIHLALTLVARSAAGRAAVDVSTAELAASLGVSRSHIRNLLTAMEGRGLLRFDERRQRLSLTPGFVESVEAWFCHQICWLAAAGERADRALLASGVRA from the coding sequence ATGACCCGAGTGACGCAGTCGCAGCACGATCCGATGCGCCTGCGGCATCATCCGTCCTTCGTCCCGGTCTTCGTCAGCTTCTGCGACCAGTTGGTCGCGCCGCTGCGCGGCCAGCGCCTGATGATCAAGCTGTTCGGGCAGCGCGCCCCGACCGAGATCGCCGCGCATATCGTCATGATGCATGTGTCGGCCCGCGACGCCACCGAGCGTCCGACCCTGACTCGGTTGCAGGCACGGCTGCCGGGCTCGCGTCAGACGGCGGTCTTCGTTGCGATGCTGCGTGGCCTGTCGCTGGTGAAGGTGGAGCGCGATTCCGACGATGCCCGCATCCGCTATTTGATTCCCGGGCCCGTCATCCTCGAAGGACTTCGTGGCTGGCTCGCCCTCCACCTCGATTGCCATGCCCAGTTGACGCGGGGCGAGCGATTGAGCCGGCGTCTGCACGGCGACGACACGTTCTTCGTCGAGATGATCCGGCAATGCGCGACATGGCTGTGCCGCGCCAACCGCCCGCTGACGAATTTTCCCGATCTCGCCTGGACCGACGAGCATGACAGCGGCATTCATTTGGCGCTGACGCTCGTCGCGCGCTCTGCTGCTGGCCGGGCCGCTGTCGACGTGTCGACCGCCGAGCTTGCGGCCTCGCTCGGTGTGTCACGCTCGCATATCCGCAACCTGCTTACGGCGATGGAAGGGCGCGGCCTGCTGCGCTTCGACGAGCGGCGCCAGCGGTTGTCGCTGACGCCGGGTTTCGTTGAGTCGGTCGAGGCTTGGTTCTGCCATCAGATCTGCTGGCTGGCGGCGGCCGGCGAGCGTGCCGATCGCGCGCTGCTGGCGTCCGGCGTCAGAGCGTGA
- the murG gene encoding undecaprenyldiphospho-muramoylpentapeptide beta-N-acetylglucosaminyltransferase, which translates to MTPSAPLIILAAGGTGGHLFPAEALGVELIKRGYRVRLVTDARALKYSGLFTKDMIDVVPSETVRSRSPVALARTALLLGTGTLAAFNLMRRLKPAAVIGFGGYPTVPPLLAARLAGVPSLIHDANAVLGRANRFLSSHVKAIATSLPGVLDRDPALAAKTTTVGTPMRPAILEAAAAPYAAPEPAGPLRLLVVGGSQGARVMSDIVPGAIERLEPALWGRLVLTQQVRQEDMARVRAIYDRLKINAELAPFFTDLPARLAANHLVISRSGAGTVAELAAIGRPSILVPLPGAIDQDQFANAGVLSDANAAIRIVQSEFTSDRLASEISSLAAEPSRLIAMAQAARAAGRLDAAERLADLVIKTATP; encoded by the coding sequence ATGACCCCATCTGCGCCTCTCATTATCCTGGCCGCCGGCGGTACCGGCGGCCATCTGTTTCCCGCCGAAGCGCTCGGCGTCGAGCTGATCAAGCGCGGCTATCGCGTCCGCCTCGTCACCGACGCCCGCGCGCTGAAATATAGCGGCCTGTTCACCAAGGACATGATCGACGTTGTCCCGAGCGAAACGGTGCGCAGCCGCTCGCCGGTGGCGCTGGCGCGCACCGCGCTGCTGCTCGGCACCGGCACGCTCGCTGCGTTCAACCTGATGCGGCGACTGAAGCCCGCGGCCGTGATCGGCTTCGGCGGCTATCCGACGGTGCCGCCGCTCTTGGCGGCGCGGCTCGCCGGTGTGCCCAGCCTCATTCACGACGCCAATGCCGTGCTCGGCCGCGCCAACCGTTTTTTGTCCTCGCATGTGAAGGCGATCGCGACCTCGCTGCCGGGCGTGCTCGACCGCGATCCGGCACTTGCTGCAAAGACCACGACCGTCGGCACGCCGATGCGGCCGGCGATCCTCGAAGCCGCGGCCGCGCCCTATGCCGCGCCGGAACCTGCCGGCCCGCTACGGCTGCTGGTGGTCGGCGGCAGCCAGGGTGCGCGCGTCATGAGCGACATCGTGCCCGGCGCGATCGAGCGGCTGGAGCCGGCGCTTTGGGGCCGGCTCGTGCTGACCCAGCAGGTCCGCCAGGAGGACATGGCGCGGGTGCGCGCGATCTATGATCGGCTCAAGATCAATGCCGAGCTTGCCCCGTTCTTCACCGACCTGCCGGCGCGGCTCGCCGCCAACCATCTCGTGATTTCGCGCTCCGGCGCCGGCACCGTGGCGGAGCTCGCTGCCATAGGCCGGCCCTCGATCCTGGTGCCGCTGCCCGGCGCCATCGACCAGGACCAGTTCGCCAATGCCGGCGTGCTGTCGGACGCCAACGCCGCGATCCGGATCGTGCAGAGCGAGTTCACGTCCGACCGCTTGGCCTCGGAGATCTCGTCCCTAGCCGCCGAGCCGTCGCGCCTCATCGCTATGGCCCAGGCCGCCCGCGCCGCGGGCCGGCTCGATGCCGCGGAGCGGCTGGCCGATCTCGTCATCAAGACCGCCACGCCTTGA
- the ftsW gene encoding putative lipid II flippase FtsW produces MLSREERNPLSDWWWTVDKPLLGSILALMLCGVILSLAASPPVATRIGLDPFHFFNRHVLFLLPSFIVLIGVSFLSPRQIRRSALVVFAIAIVLIVLTLAIGPEVKGSRRWITLIGVNIQASEAAKPAFVVVSAWLFSESARRPDMPATTMALVLLLMLVSLLVMEPDFGQTMLILMVWGSLFFIAGMRMIWVAGLAGAAAAGLFGAYLLVPHVAGRIKRFMNPASGDTFQVDTAMEAFSNGGWFGLGPGEGIAKRSLPDSHTDFVFAVAAEEFGIILCLALVALFGFIVIRTLSRAYASEDGFSRFAASGLAILFGIQAAINISVNLQLIPAKGMTLPFISYGGSSIVSLAYGVGMMLALTRQRPRIEAEVTDAAGTLRTYA; encoded by the coding sequence ATGCTCTCCCGTGAAGAACGCAATCCGCTGTCGGACTGGTGGTGGACCGTCGACAAGCCGCTGCTCGGGTCCATTCTCGCGCTGATGCTCTGCGGGGTGATCCTGTCGCTGGCCGCCAGTCCGCCGGTCGCCACACGCATCGGGCTCGATCCGTTCCACTTCTTCAACCGCCACGTCCTGTTCCTGCTGCCGTCCTTCATCGTGCTGATCGGCGTGTCGTTCCTGTCGCCGCGACAGATCCGGCGCAGCGCGCTGGTGGTGTTCGCGATCGCCATCGTGCTGATCGTGCTGACCCTGGCGATCGGTCCCGAGGTGAAGGGCTCGCGGCGCTGGATCACGCTGATCGGCGTCAACATCCAGGCCTCGGAAGCGGCGAAGCCGGCCTTTGTCGTCGTGTCCGCCTGGCTGTTCTCGGAGTCCGCGCGGCGGCCGGACATGCCGGCCACCACGATGGCGCTGGTGCTGCTGCTGATGCTGGTATCGCTTTTGGTGATGGAGCCGGATTTCGGCCAGACCATGCTGATCCTGATGGTGTGGGGCTCGCTGTTCTTCATCGCCGGCATGCGGATGATCTGGGTCGCGGGCCTCGCCGGTGCCGCTGCCGCGGGCCTGTTCGGCGCCTATCTGCTGGTTCCGCACGTGGCGGGGCGCATCAAGCGCTTCATGAACCCGGCGTCGGGCGACACCTTCCAGGTCGATACTGCCATGGAGGCGTTCTCCAATGGCGGCTGGTTTGGCCTCGGGCCGGGCGAGGGCATTGCCAAGCGCAGCCTGCCGGACAGCCACACCGACTTCGTGTTCGCCGTTGCCGCCGAGGAATTCGGCATCATCCTGTGCCTGGCGCTGGTCGCGCTGTTCGGCTTCATCGTCATCCGCACGCTGTCGCGCGCCTATGCCAGCGAGGACGGCTTCTCACGCTTCGCCGCGTCGGGGCTCGCGATCCTGTTCGGCATCCAGGCCGCGATCAATATTTCGGTCAATTTGCAGCTGATCCCGGCCAAGGGCATGACCCTGCCTTTCATCTCCTATGGCGGCTCCTCGATCGTGTCGCTGGCCTATGGCGTCGGCATGATGCTGGCGCTGACGCGGCAGCGGCCGCGGATCGAGGCCGAGGTCACGGATGCGGCCGGAACGCTGCGCACCTACGCCTAG
- the murD gene encoding UDP-N-acetylmuramoyl-L-alanine--D-glutamate ligase yields the protein MIPVTSFAGKTVAVFGLGGSGLASCHALRAGGAEVIAADDGADRMTEAAKAGFITADLRTVSWANFAALVLAPGVPLTHPVPHWSVLKARDAGVEVIGDIELFCRERRRHAPDAPFVAITGTNGKSTTTALIAHLMRVAGYDTQMGGNIGTAILSLEPPRMGRVHVIEMSSYQIDLTPSLDPSVGILINVSEDHIDRHGTIENYAAVKERLVAGVQPQGTAIVGVDDGFCRAIADRLDQAGKRVVRISVKNPLADGLYTEHETIVRSAGGARSEVARLGGIGSLRGQHNAQNAACAAAAALAIGVKEDVLQQGLRSFPGLAHRMEQVGRRGNVLFVNDSKGTNADATAHALSSFADIFWIAGGKPKAGGITSLTGFFPRIRKAYLIGEAAAEFAGTLGDKVPHAMSGTLEVAVAQAAADAEASGLKEAVVLLSPACASFDQFRNFEIRGTRFRDLAQALPGVTPVV from the coding sequence ATGATCCCCGTCACCTCATTTGCCGGCAAGACCGTCGCCGTGTTCGGGCTCGGCGGCTCCGGGCTGGCGTCATGCCACGCGCTGCGCGCGGGCGGTGCCGAAGTGATCGCGGCCGATGACGGTGCCGACCGGATGACCGAAGCAGCAAAGGCCGGCTTCATCACGGCGGACTTGCGCACTGTCTCCTGGGCCAATTTCGCCGCGCTGGTGCTGGCGCCGGGCGTGCCGCTGACCCATCCCGTGCCGCATTGGAGCGTGCTCAAGGCGCGCGACGCGGGCGTCGAGGTCATCGGCGACATCGAGCTGTTCTGCCGCGAGCGCAGACGCCACGCGCCGGATGCGCCGTTCGTCGCCATCACCGGCACCAACGGCAAGTCGACGACGACGGCGCTGATCGCGCATCTGATGCGGGTCGCCGGCTACGACACCCAGATGGGCGGCAATATCGGCACCGCGATCCTGTCGCTGGAGCCGCCGCGGATGGGCCGTGTGCACGTCATCGAGATGTCGTCCTACCAGATCGACCTCACGCCTTCACTCGATCCGAGCGTGGGTATCCTGATCAATGTGAGCGAGGACCATATCGACCGCCACGGGACGATCGAGAACTACGCGGCGGTGAAGGAGCGACTGGTGGCGGGGGTGCAGCCGCAGGGCACGGCCATCGTCGGCGTCGACGACGGCTTTTGCCGCGCGATTGCCGACCGGCTCGACCAGGCCGGCAAGCGCGTCGTGCGCATCTCGGTGAAGAACCCGCTGGCCGATGGGCTCTACACCGAGCATGAGACGATCGTGCGCAGCGCCGGTGGCGCGCGCAGCGAGGTGGCGCGGCTCGGTGGCATCGGCTCGCTGCGCGGGCAGCACAATGCGCAGAACGCCGCCTGCGCCGCGGCCGCTGCGCTTGCGATCGGCGTGAAGGAGGACGTGCTGCAGCAGGGCCTGCGCAGCTTCCCCGGTCTCGCGCATCGCATGGAGCAGGTCGGCCGCCGCGGCAACGTTCTGTTCGTCAACGACTCCAAGGGCACCAATGCCGACGCGACGGCGCATGCGCTGTCGTCCTTCGCCGACATCTTCTGGATCGCCGGCGGCAAGCCGAAGGCCGGCGGCATCACCAGCCTGACCGGCTTCTTCCCGCGCATCCGCAAGGCCTATCTTATCGGTGAGGCGGCGGCAGAGTTCGCTGGTACGCTCGGCGATAAGGTGCCGCACGCGATGTCCGGCACACTCGAAGTCGCGGTCGCTCAGGCCGCCGCGGACGCGGAGGCGTCAGGCTTAAAAGAGGCCGTCGTCCTGCTGTCCCCCGCCTGCGCCTCCTTCGACCAGTTCCGCAATTTCGAAATCCGCGGCACCCGCTTCCGCGACCTGGCGCAGGCACTACCGGGTGTGACACCTGTGGTGTGA
- the mraY gene encoding phospho-N-acetylmuramoyl-pentapeptide-transferase gives MFYWLIELTNTFPSLSVFRGLLNVFRYITFRTGGAVVTGALFVFLFGPWIIDHLRLRQGKGQPIRTDGPQSHIISKKGTPTMGGLMILSGLVVSTVLWANPLNPYVWIVLAVTLGFGFVGFYDDYLKVTKQSHSGFAGRARLLIEAAIALVACYALVRLGRDPSSTGLAIPFFKDLVFKFGWMYVIFGAFVIVGAGNAVNLTDGLDGLAIVPVMIASASFGLIAYLAGNAVFSDYLQIHYVAGTGELAVLCGAVLGAGLGFLWFNAPPASIFMGDTGSLALGGMLGSIAVAVKHEIVLAVIGGLFVLEAVSVIVQVASFKLTGKRIFRMAPIHHHFEQLGWTEPQIVIRFWIISVMLALVGLSTLKLR, from the coding sequence ATGTTCTACTGGTTGATCGAGCTGACGAATACGTTTCCGAGCCTGTCGGTGTTTCGAGGACTGCTGAACGTGTTCCGGTACATCACGTTCCGAACCGGCGGCGCTGTGGTCACCGGCGCGCTGTTCGTGTTCCTGTTCGGTCCCTGGATCATCGATCATCTTCGCCTGCGCCAAGGCAAGGGCCAGCCGATCCGCACCGACGGACCGCAATCGCACATCATCAGCAAGAAGGGCACGCCGACGATGGGCGGCCTGATGATCCTCTCAGGTCTCGTCGTCTCCACCGTGCTGTGGGCCAATCCGCTCAACCCCTACGTCTGGATCGTGCTGGCCGTGACGCTCGGCTTCGGCTTCGTCGGCTTCTATGACGATTATCTCAAGGTGACCAAGCAGTCGCATTCCGGCTTTGCCGGACGCGCGCGGCTCCTGATCGAGGCAGCGATTGCGCTGGTCGCCTGCTATGCGCTGGTCCGGCTCGGACGCGATCCGTCCTCCACCGGGCTCGCGATTCCGTTCTTCAAGGATCTCGTCTTCAAGTTCGGCTGGATGTACGTGATCTTCGGCGCCTTCGTCATTGTCGGCGCCGGCAATGCCGTCAACCTGACCGACGGTCTCGACGGCCTCGCCATCGTGCCGGTCATGATCGCGTCCGCGAGCTTCGGCCTGATCGCCTATCTCGCCGGCAATGCCGTGTTCTCCGACTATCTGCAGATCCATTATGTCGCCGGCACCGGCGAACTGGCGGTGCTGTGCGGCGCGGTGCTCGGCGCGGGCTTAGGCTTCCTCTGGTTCAACGCGCCGCCGGCTTCGATCTTCATGGGGGACACCGGCTCGCTGGCGCTCGGCGGCATGCTCGGCTCGATCGCGGTCGCGGTGAAGCACGAGATCGTGCTCGCGGTCATTGGTGGCCTGTTCGTGCTCGAGGCGGTGTCGGTGATCGTGCAGGTCGCCTCGTTCAAGCTGACGGGCAAGCGCATCTTCAGGATGGCGCCGATCCATCATCACTTCGAGCAGCTCGGCTGGACCGAGCCGCAGATCGTGATCCGGTTCTGGATCATCTCGGTGATGCTGGCGCTGGTCGGCCTCTCGACCTTGAAGCTGCGCTGA
- the murF gene encoding UDP-N-acetylmuramoyl-tripeptide--D-alanyl-D-alanine ligase translates to MTKALWTVAEAARALGLTGDYPETPIDFVTQDSRAVKPGSLFVALSGTPSGGFVSSFASSRDGWEFAANAEAAGAVAMIVPHRIEGVTVPQLVVPDTLIDGLWALARAARARFHGPVIGLTGSAGKTSTKEFIAAYPGASASPSSFNNFWGVPLTLCNADPSASVWVVEMGMNQKGEIARLTELSQPTVALVVNVQPVHLEKLGSLEAIRQEKVSIARGLAADGILVLPADLAAPEWTGKAIRFGGGAEVRELSHSSRGESWDVTADVAGCQVTFALTPGAPHRLHNALAALASVAAAGLDPAQLAPALGHVGIMTGRGVEQTVGDIVLIDDSFNGNPASMAAALDSLQARPVRGRRIAIIGDMLELGDEAPSYHAEMAGHLAGIDGVYCVGPLMRHLFDNLPEAKRLGWHEDPVTLDAGELAALLVPGDVVVIKGSKKIFWVNKFVSKLAAALQSRA, encoded by the coding sequence ATGACGAAGGCGCTGTGGACGGTGGCCGAAGCGGCGCGTGCGCTCGGCCTGACCGGCGACTATCCGGAAACGCCGATCGACTTCGTCACGCAGGACAGCCGCGCGGTGAAGCCGGGCAGTCTGTTCGTCGCGCTCAGCGGCACGCCGAGCGGCGGATTCGTGTCGAGCTTTGCCTCCAGCCGCGACGGCTGGGAATTCGCCGCCAATGCCGAAGCGGCCGGCGCGGTGGCGATGATCGTGCCGCATCGAATTGAGGGCGTCACCGTACCGCAGCTCGTGGTGCCGGACACGCTGATCGACGGCTTGTGGGCACTCGCGCGCGCGGCACGAGCGCGTTTTCACGGGCCGGTGATTGGGCTCACCGGCAGCGCCGGCAAGACCTCGACCAAGGAGTTCATCGCCGCCTATCCCGGGGCCTCCGCCAGCCCATCGAGCTTCAACAATTTCTGGGGCGTGCCGCTGACGCTTTGCAATGCCGATCCATCGGCCTCGGTCTGGGTGGTCGAGATGGGCATGAACCAGAAGGGCGAGATCGCGCGGCTGACGGAGCTGTCGCAGCCGACCGTGGCGCTGGTGGTGAATGTGCAGCCGGTGCATCTGGAGAAGCTCGGCAGCCTCGAAGCGATCCGGCAGGAGAAGGTCTCGATCGCGCGTGGCCTGGCCGCGGATGGCATCCTTGTCCTTCCCGCTGATCTCGCAGCACCCGAATGGACCGGCAAGGCGATCCGCTTTGGCGGCGGCGCGGAGGTTCGCGAGCTGTCGCATAGCTCGCGCGGTGAGAGCTGGGACGTGACGGCCGATGTCGCCGGCTGCCAGGTCACGTTTGCCCTGACGCCCGGCGCGCCGCATCGCCTGCACAATGCGCTGGCGGCGCTGGCGTCCGTCGCCGCGGCCGGCCTCGATCCAGCACAGCTGGCGCCGGCGCTCGGTCATGTCGGCATCATGACCGGCCGAGGCGTCGAGCAGACCGTCGGCGACATCGTGCTGATCGACGACAGCTTCAACGGCAACCCGGCGAGCATGGCCGCGGCGCTCGACAGCCTGCAGGCCCGCCCCGTGCGCGGCCGGCGGATCGCGATCATCGGCGACATGCTCGAACTCGGCGATGAGGCGCCGTCCTACCATGCCGAGATGGCCGGCCATCTCGCCGGGATCGACGGTGTGTACTGCGTCGGCCCGTTGATGCGTCATTTATTCGACAACCTGCCTGAAGCGAAGCGGCTCGGCTGGCATGAGGATCCGGTGACGCTGGATGCCGGCGAGCTCGCGGCGCTCCTGGTGCCCGGCGACGTCGTCGTCATCAAGGGCAGCAAGAAGATCTTCTGGGTCAACAAGTTCGTGTCGAAGCTCGCCGCCGCCTTGCAGAGCCGCGCGTAA
- a CDS encoding UDP-N-acetylmuramoyl-L-alanyl-D-glutamate--2,6-diaminopimelate ligase codes for MKLHDLLGDMARLDPQIAAVEVSGLAVDSRAVRPGDLFFALSGTKTDGARFIAAAMAAGAAAVAGASAPEQGLSVPFIVLPNPRRALALAASRIFPRQPATIAAVTGTSGKTSVAAFTRQIWQRLGHSSASIGTVGLVSDKRTVYGSLTTPDPIALHRQIDEITQDGVTHLAFEASSHGLDQFRLDGVKVSAGGFTNLSRDHMDYHPDIAHYLNAKLRLFRDLVPPGGPAVISADHECSLEVIAAAETRGLHLMTVGTSGDGAGPGIRLVAGAIDGFAQQLEIQHCGRMYSVRLPLVGAFQIENALVAAGLAIGTGSDPQAVFESLETLEGAKGRLELVGEHNGAPIFIDYAHKPDALAKALHALRPYASGKLVVVFGAGGDRDTGKRPLMGEIAAAEADSVIVTDDNPRSEDPSAIRAAILAAAPGAREIGDRAEAIRVAISELQPGDALIVAGKGHEVGQIIGGTTLHFSDHEAVADVLAARAS; via the coding sequence ATGAAACTTCACGATCTCCTCGGCGATATGGCGCGGCTCGACCCGCAAATCGCCGCCGTCGAAGTCTCCGGTCTGGCCGTGGACAGCCGCGCCGTCCGGCCCGGCGACCTGTTCTTCGCGCTGTCGGGAACCAAGACGGATGGCGCCCGCTTCATCGCGGCTGCGATGGCAGCCGGCGCGGCCGCCGTGGCCGGTGCTTCGGCACCGGAGCAGGGGCTCTCGGTTCCCTTCATCGTGCTGCCGAACCCGCGGCGTGCCTTGGCGCTGGCGGCGTCGCGCATCTTCCCGCGGCAGCCGGCGACGATTGCCGCGGTCACCGGGACCAGCGGCAAGACCTCGGTGGCCGCGTTCACGCGCCAGATCTGGCAGCGGCTCGGCCACAGCTCGGCCAGCATCGGCACGGTCGGCCTGGTGTCGGATAAGCGCACCGTCTACGGTTCCCTGACCACGCCGGATCCGATCGCGCTGCATCGGCAGATCGACGAGATCACGCAGGATGGCGTCACGCATCTGGCGTTCGAGGCCTCATCGCACGGGCTTGATCAGTTCAGGCTGGATGGCGTGAAGGTTTCGGCCGGCGGGTTCACCAACCTGTCGCGCGACCACATGGATTACCACCCCGACATCGCGCATTACCTCAACGCCAAGCTGCGGCTGTTCCGCGACCTCGTTCCGCCCGGCGGGCCAGCCGTGATCTCGGCCGATCATGAATGCTCGCTGGAGGTCATCGCTGCGGCGGAGACGCGCGGCCTTCACTTGATGACCGTGGGGACGAGCGGCGACGGGGCAGGGCCGGGCATCCGGCTCGTTGCGGGCGCCATCGACGGCTTTGCGCAGCAGCTCGAGATCCAGCATTGCGGCCGGATGTATTCCGTCCGGCTGCCACTGGTCGGTGCCTTCCAGATCGAGAACGCATTGGTCGCGGCGGGCCTCGCGATCGGGACCGGGAGCGATCCGCAAGCCGTGTTCGAGTCGCTGGAGACACTCGAAGGCGCGAAGGGGCGGCTCGAACTGGTCGGCGAGCACAACGGCGCGCCCATCTTCATCGACTACGCCCACAAGCCGGATGCGCTGGCCAAGGCGCTGCACGCCTTGCGGCCCTATGCCTCAGGAAAGCTCGTGGTCGTCTTCGGCGCCGGTGGCGACCGTGACACCGGCAAGCGGCCGCTGATGGGCGAGATCGCAGCCGCAGAGGCCGACAGCGTCATCGTGACCGACGACAATCCGCGCAGCGAGGATCCTTCAGCAATCCGCGCTGCGATTCTCGCCGCCGCACCCGGCGCGCGCGAGATCGGCGACCGCGCCGAGGCGATCCGCGTTGCGATCAGTGAGCTCCAGCCGGGTGACGCGCTGATCGTCGCCGGCAAGGGGCACGAGGTCGGCCAGATCATTGGCGGCACCACCCTGCATTTCAGCGATCACGAAGCGGTCGCGGACGTACTGGCGGCGAGGGCATCATGA
- a CDS encoding penicillin-binding protein 2 produces the protein MTDQLRPHVKPQEPWRQRLVRTLLYGRDVDRTAKARARIGLAIIAFAAVYAVIGGRLVMFAAGSDGPSARRSAQQDAIATARPDIVDRNGAVLATDVKTPSLFAEPRRLIDKDEAIELLTATLPDLDTNEVRERMMSRKGFVWLKREMTPKQQQDIHRLGLPGVGFLRENKRVYPTGNEVAHLIGLVNIDNQGIAGMEKWLDNQGLADLHRAGFATDRLQKPVELSVDLRVEHALRDELLKAKEKFKTKAASGLVVNVRTGEIIAMVSLPDFDPNNPKEAHDPDRINRLTTGVYEMGSTFKAFTLAMALDTGKYDLNSLWDARGPLHYGKFAIHDDEPKGRFLNMKEVFYFSSNVGAARIALTQGVEGHKAFLRKMGQFDRLRTELPESASPILPKRWAELNTVTIAFGHGMAVAPLQGVMGVSALVNGGLLIPPTFMKRTEAEAMAIAKRVIKPETSEKMRYLMRLNAEVGTARKADVKGYYIGGKTGTAEKVINGRYAKKKVLTLFTAVIPADKPKYQLLIMLDEPQPLKETYGFITSGWNAVPTAGNVISRIGPLLGIEPRFDLPPSDRQILAASRLTQ, from the coding sequence ATGACCGATCAGCTTCGGCCGCATGTGAAGCCGCAGGAGCCATGGCGCCAGCGCCTCGTGCGCACGCTGCTGTACGGGCGCGACGTCGATCGCACGGCCAAGGCGCGGGCGCGCATTGGTCTCGCGATCATCGCCTTCGCCGCGGTCTATGCCGTCATCGGCGGCCGGCTCGTGATGTTCGCGGCAGGTTCCGACGGTCCGAGCGCGCGGCGCTCCGCGCAGCAGGACGCCATCGCGACCGCGCGGCCCGATATCGTCGACCGCAACGGCGCCGTGCTGGCGACCGACGTCAAGACGCCGAGCCTGTTCGCCGAGCCGCGCCGCCTCATCGACAAGGACGAGGCCATCGAGCTGCTCACCGCGACCTTGCCCGATCTTGACACGAACGAAGTGCGCGAGCGCATGATGTCGCGCAAGGGCTTCGTCTGGCTCAAGCGCGAGATGACGCCGAAGCAGCAGCAGGACATCCATCGCCTCGGCCTGCCGGGCGTCGGCTTCCTGCGCGAGAACAAGCGTGTCTATCCCACGGGCAACGAGGTCGCCCACCTGATCGGCCTGGTGAATATCGACAACCAGGGCATCGCCGGCATGGAGAAGTGGCTCGACAATCAGGGCCTCGCCGACCTGCATCGCGCCGGCTTCGCCACCGACCGCCTGCAGAAGCCCGTCGAGCTCTCGGTCGACCTGCGCGTCGAGCATGCGCTGCGCGATGAGCTGCTCAAGGCCAAGGAGAAGTTCAAGACCAAGGCGGCTTCGGGTCTCGTCGTCAACGTCAGGACCGGCGAGATCATCGCGATGGTGTCGCTGCCGGACTTCGATCCGAACAACCCGAAGGAAGCGCACGATCCGGACCGCATCAACCGCCTGACCACCGGCGTCTACGAGATGGGCTCGACCTTCAAGGCGTTCACTTTGGCGATGGCGCTCGATACCGGGAAATATGATCTCAATTCGCTGTGGGATGCGCGCGGGCCGCTGCATTACGGCAAGTTCGCGATCCATGACGACGAGCCGAAGGGCCGCTTCCTCAACATGAAGGAGGTGTTCTATTTCTCGTCCAACGTCGGCGCGGCCAGGATCGCGCTGACGCAGGGTGTGGAAGGCCACAAGGCCTTCCTGCGCAAGATGGGCCAGTTCGACCGGTTGCGCACCGAGCTGCCGGAGAGCGCCTCGCCGATCCTGCCCAAGCGCTGGGCCGAGTTGAACACCGTCACGATCGCGTTCGGCCACGGCATGGCGGTGGCGCCGCTGCAGGGCGTGATGGGCGTGAGCGCCCTGGTCAATGGCGGTCTGCTGATCCCGCCGACCTTCATGAAGCGCACCGAGGCCGAGGCGATGGCGATCGCCAAGCGCGTCATCAAGCCGGAAACCTCGGAGAAGATGCGCTATCTGATGCGTCTGAATGCCGAGGTCGGCACCGCGCGCAAGGCCGACGTGAAGGGCTATTACATCGGCGGCAAGACCGGCACCGCCGAGAAGGTGATCAATGGCCGCTACGCCAAGAAGAAGGTGCTGACCCTGTTCACCGCCGTGATCCCCGCCGACAAGCCGAAATACCAGCTCCTGATCATGCTGGACGAGCCGCAGCCGCTGAAGGAGACCTACGGCTTCATCACCTCGGGCTGGAACGCGGTGCCGACCGCCGGCAATGTGATCTCCCGGATCGGGCCGCTGCTGGGCATCGAGCCCCGTTTCGACCTGCCGCCGTCCGACCGCCAAATTCTTGCGGCATCGCGGCTGACGCAGTAA